The Neochlamydia sp. S13 genome has a segment encoding these proteins:
- a CDS encoding lipid-A-disaccharide synthase N-terminal domain-containing protein, with protein MNEQWREIFYPLGFIASLAFGARFIIQWLRSEISRKSVVTPLFWKLSLLGNLLLLIHSFIQMQFHVGIVQVINAVISWRNLNLMKETSQSMPTVRVIEIMLSFLVLTTLAFYFQHLYLAENKSAWLRLPSHAWSSNSLPIHNSWHIVGFIGLLLFNCRFWIQWWQVEKTHTSQLGASFWWISLLGASFSIVYFIRIYDPVNIIGPALGIVPYIRNLMLLSKNPTYETCGEAYEK; from the coding sequence ATGAACGAGCAGTGGCGTGAAATCTTTTATCCCTTAGGATTTATAGCCTCCTTAGCTTTTGGAGCACGCTTTATCATTCAATGGCTTAGAAGCGAAATTAGCAGAAAAAGTGTAGTTACGCCTCTTTTTTGGAAGCTATCCCTGCTGGGAAATCTCCTTTTACTTATTCATTCCTTTATCCAGATGCAATTTCATGTAGGCATTGTTCAAGTCATAAATGCTGTTATCTCCTGGCGTAATCTTAATCTCATGAAAGAAACTTCACAGAGCATGCCCACAGTAAGGGTGATAGAAATCATGCTAAGCTTTCTGGTACTAACGACTTTAGCTTTTTATTTTCAGCACCTTTACTTAGCCGAGAATAAATCTGCCTGGTTACGTTTACCTAGTCATGCATGGAGTTCTAATAGCTTGCCTATCCATAATTCATGGCATATTGTTGGCTTTATAGGCCTCCTTCTATTCAATTGTCGTTTTTGGATACAATGGTGGCAAGTTGAAAAGACGCATACAAGTCAACTCGGCGCTTCATTTTGGTGGATTAGCCTTTTAGGAGCCTCTTTTTCAATCGTTTACTTTATTCGGATCTATGATCCGGTTAATATTATAGGCCCTGCTCTAGGCATTGTCCCTTATATTCGTAATCTTATGCTTCTTTCTAAAAATCCTACGTATGAAACGTGTGGGGAGGCTTATGAAAAGTAA
- a CDS encoding LexA family transcriptional regulator, whose protein sequence is MEETKAIQVPASEIQNILKFIQNKFYRIPLYQYRINAGFPSFGEGDIEKRIDLNELLIKEPDVTFLLKVCGDSMINAGIHHNDIIVVDRSIEPSEGKIVIASLNGELTVKRLRRVADRLMLVAENKAYAPIEITEDTELRIWGVAISVIHAL, encoded by the coding sequence ATGGAAGAGACTAAAGCTATTCAAGTGCCAGCAAGTGAGATTCAAAATATTTTAAAATTTATACAAAATAAATTTTATCGTATACCTCTTTACCAATATCGCATTAATGCTGGATTTCCCTCCTTCGGTGAAGGAGATATCGAAAAAAGAATTGATTTAAATGAACTTTTGATTAAAGAACCGGATGTCACTTTTCTTTTAAAGGTGTGTGGAGACTCGATGATCAATGCAGGGATTCATCATAATGATATTATAGTCGTTGATCGAAGCATAGAGCCCTCGGAAGGAAAAATTGTTATCGCTTCTTTGAATGGTGAATTAACTGTCAAACGTCTACGTCGCGTAGCGGATAGGCTGATGCTAGTCGCTGAAAACAAAGCTTATGCCCCTATTGAAATCACTGAGGATACAGAATTACGCATCTGGGGAGTGGCAATAAGCGTTATTCACGCTCTTTAA
- a CDS encoding glycosyltransferase, translating into MTIQYSVVIPLKNEEDNIVELIEELEPIMLSLKKPWELICVDDGSTDQTLALLTHLLHKKNYLKLLIFKENYGQSSAFAAGFKAAKGEFVITLDGDRQNDPADIPKLVEAINNCDLVCGVRVNRKDPLSKKLISTVANLIRRSICEDGVSDTGCSLKIYRTSALHKIKMYNGMHRFLPALFKIEGLEVQEVAVNHRERIKGKTKYNFFNRSFNTIADLAAVRWMKKRQLKYQINKELP; encoded by the coding sequence ATGACCATTCAATACTCAGTCGTTATCCCTCTTAAAAATGAGGAGGACAATATTGTTGAGCTCATTGAAGAACTTGAGCCCATCATGCTCAGTTTAAAAAAACCTTGGGAGCTTATTTGTGTAGATGATGGATCTACAGATCAAACGCTGGCTCTTTTAACTCACTTATTGCATAAAAAAAATTATCTAAAGCTGCTAATTTTTAAAGAAAACTATGGACAATCTAGCGCCTTTGCCGCAGGTTTTAAAGCCGCTAAAGGAGAATTTGTAATCACCTTAGACGGAGATCGACAAAATGATCCTGCAGATATTCCTAAACTCGTGGAAGCAATCAACAATTGTGACTTGGTATGTGGAGTACGCGTCAATCGTAAAGACCCTTTGTCAAAAAAGCTTATCTCCACAGTAGCTAACTTGATTCGGCGTTCAATTTGTGAAGATGGCGTAAGCGATACAGGTTGCTCTTTAAAGATCTATCGCACCTCTGCTTTGCATAAAATCAAAATGTATAATGGCATGCACCGTTTTCTTCCGGCCCTTTTTAAAATTGAAGGATTGGAAGTACAAGAAGTTGCTGTTAACCACCGCGAGCGTATAAAAGGCAAAACTAAATATAATTTTTTTAATCGATCTTTTAATACGATTGCAGATCTTGCAGCTGTACGCTGGATGAAAAAACGTCAGCTAAAATATCAGATTAATAAAGAATTACCATGA
- the rpmF gene encoding 50S ribosomal protein L32 — MAVPRNRHSNARKNSKRAHHAKKPKQLANCSNCQSPKLPHVVCPSCGQYNGRVVMARKA; from the coding sequence ATGGCAGTACCACGTAACCGTCACTCTAATGCCCGCAAAAATTCTAAGCGCGCACACCATGCAAAAAAGCCTAAACAATTAGCTAATTGCTCTAACTGTCAATCTCCTAAGCTGCCGCATGTAGTTTGTCCTTCTTGTGGACAATATAATGGGCGTGTTGTCATGGCTCGAAAAGCTTAG
- a CDS encoding prolyl oligopeptidase family serine peptidase: protein MKRKEVIASPTTLPIYMQGEPLAAGPLPAFFYFALSAEESLYQEPYNQPILFLEKFPIRCYSFTLPFHGQGYDSNQALALWMQEFATHPHSFSHFLQSCIKNIEYLIQQGFVDEERIAVGGLSRGAFIATHLAAREPRLKYVLGFAPMTKLSSLEKTNHLEKEWDLHGLIYQLVNKQFRFYIGNRDNRVGTYACFDFIHQLAEAAYQQGHRSPAIELIISASIGYKGHGTLPPIFKEGAEWVKHKLI from the coding sequence ATGAAGCGCAAAGAGGTTATAGCTTCTCCTACAACTTTACCCATCTATATGCAAGGAGAACCTCTTGCTGCCGGTCCTTTACCCGCTTTTTTTTATTTTGCTCTTTCAGCGGAAGAGAGTCTTTATCAAGAGCCTTACAATCAGCCTATACTTTTTCTAGAAAAATTTCCTATACGCTGCTATTCGTTTACGCTTCCTTTTCATGGTCAAGGGTATGATTCTAATCAGGCGCTAGCCCTATGGATGCAGGAATTTGCAACTCATCCGCATTCTTTTTCTCATTTCCTACAAAGCTGTATAAAAAATATAGAGTATCTTATTCAACAAGGTTTCGTAGATGAAGAAAGGATAGCTGTAGGGGGGCTCTCGCGTGGAGCATTTATAGCCACCCATTTAGCTGCCCGAGAACCGCGCCTCAAATATGTCCTAGGTTTTGCTCCTATGACTAAACTTTCATCTTTAGAAAAAACAAACCACTTAGAGAAAGAATGGGACTTACATGGCCTTATCTATCAGCTAGTGAATAAACAATTTCGCTTTTATATAGGCAACCGTGACAACCGAGTTGGCACCTACGCCTGCTTTGATTTTATCCACCAGCTAGCTGAGGCCGCTTACCAGCAAGGGCACCGCTCTCCTGCTATAGAACTAATCATTTCTGCTTCTATAGGTTACAAAGGCCATGGAACTTTACCTCCTATCTTTAAAGAGGGAGCCGAGTGGGTTAAACATAAATTAATTTAG
- the glmS gene encoding glutamine--fructose-6-phosphate transaminase (isomerizing): MCGIFAYIGFRNSLEIALAGLKKIEYRGYDSAGVAGIKEGQIAYCKELGKISALEKELQACNFCLADAAIAQTRWATHGVPSKINAHPHFDTPHSLAVVHNGIIENHESLKQDLIKKGISFVSDTDTEVVAHLIGSFYQGNFLQAVQQASHLLKGAFALAVIHKDHPDQIIAIAQECPLVMGIGDNEVFISSDSNAFLNFTQNVVYLTNSEIAVVSHKEVRIYNSAGDEIEKKIECLPVTANDAHKGHFEHYTLKEINEQPQAIFNALEGRFSEEYGTAVFEELELDLTELLAAQRILILGCGTSWNAGYVASYMIEEKARIPVEVEISSEFRYKNPIILPHTLVIAISQSGETADTIAAVREIKAKGGKVIALCNVVGSTLAREADATLFLKCGPEIGVCSTKAFTSQLVVLALLTLRMARMRHLGKSEGQEFLKALRVLPEQIQLVLDNAYYIENVAKKYAQYENFFFLGRRYMYPTALEGALKLKEISYINANGYPAGEIKHGPIALINGHCPTVALCPNKTTYGKLLSNLMEVKARKGPIIAIAEEGEDSLKGVADDIIRIPPTLDELASIPVTVVNQLLAYYIARERGTDIDQPRNLAKSVTVE; the protein is encoded by the coding sequence ATGTGCGGAATATTTGCTTATATAGGCTTTAGAAACTCGCTTGAAATAGCTTTAGCGGGACTAAAGAAAATTGAATATCGTGGCTATGACTCCGCGGGCGTGGCTGGCATCAAAGAAGGACAAATTGCGTATTGCAAAGAGCTAGGCAAAATATCGGCTTTGGAGAAAGAGCTGCAAGCTTGTAATTTTTGTTTAGCCGATGCTGCCATTGCGCAAACACGCTGGGCTACGCATGGGGTGCCTAGCAAGATTAATGCTCATCCCCATTTTGATACGCCACATTCCTTGGCTGTTGTGCATAATGGAATTATTGAAAATCATGAGAGCTTAAAGCAAGATTTGATTAAAAAAGGGATCAGCTTTGTTTCTGATACAGATACCGAAGTCGTGGCCCATCTAATTGGTAGCTTTTACCAAGGGAATTTTCTACAAGCTGTTCAACAAGCTTCACATTTGCTAAAAGGAGCTTTTGCTCTTGCAGTTATTCATAAAGATCATCCTGATCAAATCATTGCTATCGCTCAAGAATGCCCTTTAGTGATGGGTATAGGCGACAATGAAGTTTTTATTTCTTCAGACTCGAATGCTTTTTTAAATTTTACTCAGAATGTGGTTTATCTAACTAACTCTGAAATCGCTGTGGTTAGCCATAAAGAGGTAAGGATATACAATTCTGCAGGGGATGAGATTGAAAAAAAGATTGAATGCTTACCTGTAACAGCTAATGATGCCCATAAAGGTCATTTTGAACATTATACCCTTAAGGAAATTAACGAGCAGCCTCAGGCTATCTTCAACGCCTTGGAAGGACGTTTTTCCGAAGAATATGGCACAGCAGTTTTTGAGGAGTTAGAGCTGGATCTGACAGAGCTTTTAGCAGCCCAGCGTATTTTAATTTTGGGCTGTGGGACCTCCTGGAATGCAGGCTACGTGGCTTCTTACATGATCGAAGAAAAAGCACGTATACCTGTCGAAGTAGAAATTTCATCTGAATTTCGTTATAAAAATCCTATTATTCTTCCGCATACTTTAGTAATTGCCATCAGCCAATCTGGAGAAACAGCAGATACTATAGCAGCCGTCAGAGAGATTAAAGCTAAAGGTGGAAAAGTAATTGCACTCTGTAATGTTGTTGGTTCAACATTGGCGCGAGAGGCAGATGCAACTCTTTTTTTAAAGTGTGGTCCTGAAATCGGTGTATGTTCAACTAAAGCCTTCACAAGCCAATTAGTTGTTCTTGCTTTATTGACCTTAAGGATGGCTAGAATGCGACACTTAGGCAAGAGTGAGGGGCAAGAGTTTTTAAAAGCTTTGCGGGTTTTACCCGAGCAAATTCAGTTAGTATTGGATAATGCTTATTATATAGAAAACGTAGCTAAAAAATATGCCCAGTATGAAAACTTTTTCTTTCTAGGGCGGCGCTATATGTATCCTACAGCTTTAGAAGGAGCTCTTAAGCTGAAAGAAATTTCCTACATTAATGCCAATGGTTATCCAGCAGGAGAAATAAAGCATGGGCCTATTGCTTTAATTAATGGCCATTGTCCTACCGTAGCTCTTTGTCCTAATAAAACTACCTACGGTAAGCTATTGAGCAATTTGATGGAAGTGAAGGCGCGTAAAGGCCCTATCATAGCTATTGCTGAAGAAGGGGAAGATAGCTTGAAAGGAGTAGCGGATGATATTATACGCATCCCCCCTACGCTGGATGAGCTAGCGAGCATTCCGGTTACTGTAGTTAATCAATTACTAGCTTATTATATTGCACGAGAAAGAGGGACAGATATTGATCAGCCTCGTAATCTAGCTAAATCAGTTACTGTTGAATAA
- the lpxB gene encoding lipid-A-disaccharide synthase, whose protein sequence is MKSNDNLHPHLFIFAGEPSGDLHGAHLVKAFKELYPSCWFSGVAGPALREEGIVNIMPMEKFAVMGFSDVIKALPSLYKQFYYIRDYVLSTCPELVIFIDYPGFNLRMARALRKAGYKGKLVHYICPSVWAWGKKRIQHMAKTLDMLLTIYPFENISFKPTSLKVQYVGNPLQEYISQHLYAPSWKSHFCPPEHLLISIFPGSREAEIKNNLSKQLEAALLFQKENPSTTFGISCSNASLKPLIEKILKKHRLLHAFIVDKAHTYDLMRNSHSAIAKSGTVTLELALHCCPTVVVYQLSTLNWLIAKFIIKLNLPYYCIVNILSGQRLFPELIAEGFTPKKVAKELEDIHAGSSRARCLEGCQQIVELFQGTHASQNAAQAIHSLLS, encoded by the coding sequence ATGAAAAGTAATGACAATCTCCATCCACATCTTTTTATTTTTGCTGGAGAGCCTAGTGGAGATTTACATGGCGCTCACTTAGTGAAAGCTTTTAAGGAGCTATATCCTAGCTGCTGGTTCAGTGGCGTGGCTGGCCCTGCTCTGCGAGAAGAAGGGATTGTCAACATTATGCCCATGGAAAAATTTGCTGTCATGGGTTTCTCAGATGTCATTAAAGCTTTGCCTAGTCTTTATAAACAATTTTATTATATACGCGACTATGTGTTAAGCACTTGTCCTGAATTAGTAATTTTCATTGACTATCCAGGCTTTAATTTACGCATGGCTCGTGCTCTGCGAAAAGCAGGATATAAAGGTAAGCTCGTCCATTACATCTGCCCTTCTGTATGGGCGTGGGGCAAAAAGCGTATCCAACATATGGCTAAAACATTGGATATGTTACTCACCATTTATCCTTTTGAAAACATAAGCTTTAAGCCTACTTCCCTTAAAGTCCAATATGTGGGTAATCCCCTTCAAGAGTATATTTCCCAACATCTTTACGCCCCTTCTTGGAAAAGTCACTTTTGTCCACCCGAGCATTTATTGATTTCCATCTTTCCTGGCAGCCGAGAAGCTGAAATCAAAAATAATCTTTCTAAGCAATTAGAGGCAGCTCTCCTTTTTCAAAAAGAAAATCCTTCTACAACTTTTGGCATCTCTTGTTCTAACGCATCCCTTAAACCGCTTATTGAAAAGATCCTTAAAAAGCATCGCTTGCTTCATGCTTTTATTGTGGATAAAGCACACACCTACGATTTGATGCGTAATAGTCATAGTGCCATAGCCAAATCAGGAACAGTTACCCTTGAATTAGCACTCCACTGCTGCCCTACAGTGGTTGTCTATCAGCTCTCTACCCTTAATTGGTTGATTGCTAAATTTATAATTAAATTGAATCTACCTTACTATTGTATCGTTAATATACTCAGTGGCCAGCGCTTATTTCCCGAGCTTATAGCAGAGGGTTTTACCCCTAAAAAGGTCGCAAAAGAGCTAGAAGACATTCATGCAGGCTCTTCAAGAGCACGTTGCCTAGAAGGCTGCCAGCAAATTGTTGAGCTTTTCCAAGGAACCCATGCCAGCCAGAATGCCGCGCAAGCTATACATTCTTTATTATCATGA
- the pcnB gene encoding polynucleotide adenylyltransferase PcnB, which yields MQAKIFHATDHEIEHHLIDKDALYVINRLKEAGFKAYLVGGGVRDLLIKKTPKDFDISTSAKPEQIKQLFGRSCLLIGRRFRLAHVRFGPKILEVATFRSGENDSDLIIQDNVWGTPEEDVLRRDFTINGLFYDPTNHSVIDYVGGWEDIHQRILRTIGEPSTRFKQDPVRMIRLLKFQARYNFTVVPEVQTALLECKKELIKSSPARILEEIFRMLESGYSSSFFHLMSQVGLLELIFPCLAHFIQSHQGNEIYRYLTTADQINLYSKKTLDRSLLTSNMLFPILEQEIKTQYLDKGRHPHMGEITMLTSSLIKGFVTSSFSHFPRRHSAVMNFILSTQYRLTPFSGKRHLRTKLVHNKEFEASLIFLKIRASIQPHLQEAYIYWRDQYKNAGGSSQVNRYSHPPKKRRYGRPPQPQKKDVKA from the coding sequence TTGCAAGCTAAAATTTTTCATGCGACAGACCATGAGATCGAGCATCACTTGATTGATAAAGATGCCCTTTATGTAATCAACCGATTGAAAGAAGCTGGCTTTAAAGCTTATTTAGTAGGTGGGGGTGTCCGTGACCTTCTTATCAAGAAAACTCCGAAAGATTTTGATATCTCTACCTCGGCCAAGCCCGAACAAATTAAGCAACTTTTCGGTAGAAGCTGTCTTTTAATTGGTCGCCGTTTCCGATTGGCGCATGTACGATTTGGGCCTAAAATCTTAGAGGTAGCCACTTTTCGATCAGGAGAAAATGATAGTGATCTAATCATTCAAGACAACGTATGGGGCACACCCGAAGAAGATGTCTTGCGCCGCGACTTTACTATTAACGGCTTATTTTATGATCCTACTAATCATAGTGTAATTGATTATGTGGGTGGATGGGAAGATATTCATCAAAGAATTTTAAGAACGATTGGAGAGCCTTCTACCCGTTTCAAGCAGGACCCTGTGCGCATGATCCGCTTATTGAAATTTCAAGCGCGCTACAACTTTACCGTCGTTCCCGAAGTACAAACAGCCCTACTTGAATGCAAAAAGGAGTTAATTAAAAGTTCACCTGCAAGGATTTTGGAAGAGATATTTCGCATGCTAGAATCAGGTTATTCCTCGTCTTTTTTTCACCTGATGTCCCAAGTTGGTCTATTAGAGCTTATTTTTCCCTGCCTAGCTCATTTTATTCAAAGCCATCAAGGAAACGAGATTTACCGCTATCTAACAACTGCTGACCAAATCAATCTTTATAGCAAAAAGACTCTAGATCGTTCTCTCCTAACCAGCAATATGCTTTTCCCCATCTTAGAGCAAGAAATTAAAACCCAATACCTTGACAAAGGGCGTCACCCTCATATGGGTGAGATCACGATGCTCACATCCTCTCTCATTAAGGGATTTGTCACCTCCTCGTTTTCTCATTTTCCTCGCCGCCATAGCGCCGTGATGAATTTTATCCTGTCCACGCAATACCGTCTCACTCCTTTTTCTGGCAAGCGGCATTTACGGACAAAATTAGTTCACAATAAAGAATTTGAAGCCTCTCTTATTTTTCTAAAAATTCGTGCAAGCATACAGCCCCACCTGCAAGAAGCGTACATATATTGGCGAGACCAATACAAAAATGCAGGCGGCTCTTCTCAGGTTAATCGTTATTCGCATCCTCCAAAAAAGAGGCGATACGGCCGCCCTCCTCAACCTCAAAAAAAAGATGTCAAAGCTTAA
- a CDS encoding lysophospholipid acyltransferase family protein: protein MKAIKRYFSHYLVPRVLAYAGKAFLKLLLMTCRIQLEGLEEFCKHVKQGNCILMLWHNRLMLVATIFQSYTPQFNYTAFISQSRDGEPLALFANSFKNGRTIRVKHNAKHEALKEMINRLKNSLDIVLITPDGPRGPRYQVKPGLALAAKQTAATVFPFSWSANRLWQLKSWDKMMLPQPFSKIYMKIGSPISYPAHINLDHYSHMLENALIDTDQSAYLHFSNKPL, encoded by the coding sequence ATGAAAGCTATTAAACGCTATTTTTCTCATTATTTGGTCCCTCGTGTACTTGCTTATGCCGGTAAAGCTTTTTTAAAACTTTTACTGATGACCTGTCGCATTCAATTGGAAGGACTGGAGGAATTTTGTAAACATGTTAAGCAGGGAAATTGTATTCTTATGCTTTGGCATAATCGCTTGATGTTGGTAGCGACTATTTTTCAGAGCTATACCCCGCAATTTAATTATACGGCTTTTATTAGCCAAAGTCGTGATGGGGAACCCTTAGCATTATTCGCGAATAGTTTTAAAAATGGACGTACTATACGTGTTAAGCACAATGCAAAGCATGAAGCTTTAAAGGAAATGATCAACAGATTAAAAAATAGTTTAGATATAGTTTTAATTACTCCGGATGGCCCACGCGGACCACGTTATCAAGTTAAGCCCGGTCTTGCTTTAGCAGCTAAACAGACAGCTGCTACCGTATTCCCTTTCAGCTGGTCAGCTAACCGCTTATGGCAATTAAAAAGTTGGGATAAAATGATGCTTCCTCAGCCTTTTTCAAAGATTTATATGAAGATTGGCTCCCCTATATCCTATCCTGCTCACATTAATCTAGACCATTATTCTCATATGCTCGAAAATGCTCTTATAGATACCGATCAATCAGCTTATCTACATTTTAGCAATAAGCCTTTATAA
- the plsX gene encoding phosphate acyltransferase PlsX, whose translation MRIGIDLMGSDSSPTIIFDALIQALDQLDPSLRLIALATQSVINEHRAKAKTSLPAEKFNRLTFLPVANFIEMGEDPLIALRQKKRSSTAVGIKLLKKKQIDALVSAGNTGALVASATLSLPKLPGITRPALLATLPTKNGSLAIVDVGGNVSCKAEHLVKYAYMGAAYQKCTSGIKIPKIGLLNIGSESKKGTSVVRKAYQLLKDVCQHSIDGVPYMEFHGNIEGREVFYGKVDVLVTDGFTGNILVKTSEGLADFIFEYLRETRQDHPLNFLQEPLEYLQALFYYAEYQGALLCGVEGLVIKCHGHSNTKAFFNSIKGVSHMIKNNLLMQIRDALN comes from the coding sequence TTGCGCATCGGGATTGATTTAATGGGGAGCGATAGCTCGCCAACGATAATTTTTGATGCTCTTATTCAAGCGCTTGATCAATTAGATCCCTCTCTTAGGCTTATAGCGTTAGCTACTCAATCCGTTATCAACGAGCATAGGGCTAAAGCAAAAACAAGCCTGCCTGCAGAAAAGTTCAATCGCTTAACTTTTTTACCTGTGGCTAATTTCATAGAAATGGGGGAAGACCCCCTGATTGCTCTACGCCAGAAAAAAAGATCATCGACCGCTGTAGGAATCAAGCTTCTCAAAAAAAAGCAGATAGATGCCTTAGTTTCTGCTGGTAATACAGGCGCTTTAGTTGCTAGTGCTACTCTTTCTTTGCCCAAACTGCCTGGTATCACACGACCTGCTCTATTAGCAACTTTGCCGACAAAAAATGGCTCCTTAGCTATTGTGGATGTAGGAGGCAATGTCTCCTGTAAAGCAGAGCATTTGGTAAAGTATGCTTACATGGGAGCTGCCTATCAAAAATGCACGAGCGGCATAAAAATACCTAAAATTGGGCTGCTGAATATTGGGTCGGAATCTAAAAAAGGGACTTCTGTCGTTCGTAAAGCTTATCAGCTTTTAAAAGATGTCTGCCAGCACTCTATAGATGGGGTTCCTTACATGGAATTTCATGGCAATATAGAGGGACGGGAAGTTTTCTATGGAAAGGTAGATGTATTAGTGACGGATGGATTTACAGGTAATATTCTTGTTAAAACGAGCGAAGGACTTGCGGATTTTATTTTTGAATATCTGAGGGAAACTCGGCAGGATCATCCTCTAAACTTTTTACAAGAGCCTTTAGAGTATTTACAAGCTCTTTTCTATTATGCCGAATACCAAGGAGCTCTTTTATGTGGGGTAGAAGGCCTTGTTATTAAATGCCATGGACATTCTAATACTAAAGCTTTTTTTAATAGCATTAAAGGTGTTAGCCATATGATTAAAAATAATCTTTTAATGCAAATCAGGGATGCTTTAAATTGA
- the glmM gene encoding phosphoglucosamine mutase yields the protein MTKKRTKVFGTDGVRGRANYTPMTVEIALALGRAAGKIFRRHNGKHRVVIGKDTRLSCYMFENALIAGLCSMGVDTLMVGPLPTPGVAFITRAYRADAGIVISASHNAYYDNGIKFFSSEGFKLPDAWEAEMEELITTNSFEDSLPLEFDIGKNSKINDADGRYIEFVKATFPRRLSLKNLKIALDCANGAGYKVAPLVFRELDAQVFVYGNSPNGLNINDDCGSLHPETVQKAVIDHRADVGIALDGDADRVIMVDENAQIVDGDTILAICARDLKKQGLLKNNKVIATVMSNFGFVKAMRAEQIEVVCSQVGDRYVLQDMLKHEANLGGEQSGHMIFLDHNTTGDGLVCALQVLRIMIETDSKLSDLALIVQRYPQSCINVSIQSKPPLNELKNVQEAIANVEKMLGDAGRVLVRYSGTENICRVMVEGPKLKQVQQMALTISNSVKEEIGSY from the coding sequence ATGACAAAGAAAAGGACAAAAGTCTTTGGAACAGACGGTGTGCGGGGACGTGCAAATTATACTCCTATGACAGTAGAGATTGCCTTAGCTTTGGGCCGAGCGGCAGGTAAGATTTTTCGACGTCACAATGGTAAACATAGGGTAGTCATTGGCAAAGATACACGTCTATCTTGTTATATGTTTGAAAATGCTTTAATAGCTGGTTTATGCTCCATGGGAGTAGATACTTTGATGGTAGGGCCTCTCCCTACTCCAGGGGTAGCTTTTATTACAAGAGCTTACCGTGCAGATGCTGGTATTGTTATTTCAGCTTCTCATAATGCTTATTATGATAATGGAATTAAGTTTTTCTCTTCCGAAGGCTTTAAATTACCAGATGCTTGGGAAGCTGAAATGGAAGAGTTGATCACTACGAATAGCTTTGAAGATAGCCTCCCTCTTGAGTTTGATATAGGAAAAAATAGCAAAATTAACGATGCGGATGGACGGTATATAGAATTTGTAAAAGCCACTTTTCCTCGTCGTTTATCTCTTAAAAATTTAAAGATCGCTTTAGATTGTGCTAATGGGGCAGGTTATAAAGTGGCACCTTTAGTATTTAGGGAGCTTGATGCCCAAGTATTTGTGTATGGTAATAGCCCGAATGGTCTAAATATCAATGATGATTGCGGTTCTTTACATCCTGAGACTGTGCAAAAAGCTGTGATCGATCACCGGGCAGATGTAGGGATAGCCTTAGACGGGGATGCAGATCGCGTGATTATGGTAGATGAGAATGCGCAGATTGTAGATGGAGATACTATATTGGCAATTTGTGCACGGGACTTAAAAAAACAAGGTCTTCTCAAGAATAACAAAGTGATAGCGACTGTGATGTCAAATTTTGGCTTTGTCAAGGCTATGAGAGCTGAACAGATAGAAGTGGTTTGCTCGCAAGTGGGAGATCGTTATGTCCTTCAAGATATGTTGAAGCATGAGGCTAATCTAGGTGGTGAGCAAAGTGGACATATGATTTTCTTGGACCATAATACTACCGGTGATGGGCTAGTTTGTGCCCTACAAGTTTTGCGTATTATGATAGAGACCGATTCTAAGCTGTCAGATTTAGCTTTAATCGTACAACGTTACCCTCAGTCTTGCATCAATGTAAGCATTCAGTCCAAACCCCCTTTAAATGAACTTAAAAATGTGCAAGAAGCTATCGCTAATGTGGAAAAAATGCTGGGCGATGCAGGTCGCGTGTTAGTACGCTATTCAGGCACGGAAAATATTTGCCGAGTAATGGTAGAAGGTCCTAAGTTAAAACAAGTGCAGCAAATGGCGCTTACGATCAGCAACAGCGTTAAAGAAGAAATAGGATCTTATTAG